In Candidatus Binatia bacterium, the sequence TGCCGCCGACCTCTGCCAGCTCTACGGCGCAAGACTGGTTCTGCATCACAACGTCGAAGACGTCAGCGCCGGCGTGGCCGTCAGCTGGATGTGGGCCGGGAAGCACGCGGCGTTCGCATGGGACATCGAAGCGGAGCGACGAATGAAGAGCTTCGTCGGGCGCATTCCTGCGTGGATTCCGATGCAGGCACGCATCACGCATGGGCCTCCGACCGGTTGCGTGCTCGCCGTCGCCGGGATCGTCGATGCCGACGTGCTCGTGCTGACGATCCACGGCCGTACCGGCGAGGACCACATGTCGCTCACCGAACAGGTGCTCGAGCGCTCGTGCTGCGCAGTGATGGCGCTTCACGAGGCCACCGGCGATCCGAACGCGAAGCGCTTCGCGTGCCGCTCGGGTGCACTGCATCGCGTGCTGGCTCCGACGAGCTTCTCCGAAACATCGGCAGCGGCGGTCCGGCTCTGCTTCGACCTGGCGCGCCGCCTGCCGATCGAGCTTCACCTGCTGCACATCGAGCCGTCGCGCACGCCGGTGTCGGAGCCGGACTCTGCCCAGGCCGAAGCGGACCGGCGCAGGCTGTCGGGGCTGCTGCCGAACGACCTGCGCGAGCGGGCCAAGCTGCACGTGGCGGCAGGAGATCCGGCGCGAGAGATCCCGGCGATGGCCGAGGCGCTCGGTGCATCGCTGATCGTCATGGGCGAGCACACGCGCGCGCCGCTGCGTCGCTGGTTCACGCGCGATACGGGGCGCTCGGTGCTGCGCGAAGCGAATTGCCCGGTCTGGTACGTTCCGTAAGGAAATCCGCAACATTGCGCAAGAGATCGCAGGCAGATCCGTACCTGCCGCGGATCTCCTCAGGCGACGGCGGGACCCGCCGCCGGTGAGCGCGGCGGCGCGCCGGCGAGGAACCACAAGGCAATCACCGAATCGAACACGAGGCAGCCGAAGGACGAGGTGGCCATGAAGGGCCAGATCGGGTTGCCGTAGAGGTGGTGCGCGAGATCCCACGCGGCGTGCATCAGCCAGGCCACGCCGAGGAATCGCACGGATCGCAGCCCGAGCACGACGACCGGCGTCGCAACGACCGGATACACCAGCTCCCAGACTCCGAAACCTCCGCTCAGGTAGGCGCCGCAGGCGCCGGCAGCGAGCACGACGTTCAGGTCACGCCGCAGCGGCTCGCGCACCCTCGACATGATCAGGATGAAGACGAGGCCGCCGAGCGCCGGACCGACGGCGTCCATGAGGTGAAGTACCGGTGGGTGCGCGTTCATCGGGGCCGATGCTAGCCGATCGATCGTCCGGAGTCGCGCCGGGCCGGTCCCGGGTGCCACATGGCCCCTGTTGAATCCGCCGTCGCCGCTGCCTACTAGCGCGGCGAATGTCCGCGAACGAGAAAGTCGCCCTCGTCATCGGTGCCGGCGATGCTACCGGCAGCGCGGTCGCCCGGCGCTTCGCTCGCGAAGGCTACACCGCCTGCCTCACGCGCCGCGACGCCGACAAGCTCCAGCCCCTCGTCGACGCGATCCGCGCCGAAGGCGGGCGGGCCCACGGCTTTGCGTCCGATGCCCGCAAGGAAGACCAGGTTGCCGCGCTGGTCGAGCGCATCGAACGCGAGATCGGTGCCATCGAGGTCTACGTCTTCAACGTCGGCGCGAACGTTCCGTCGACGATCCTCGAGGAAACCGCCCGCAAATACTTCAAGATCTGGGAGATGGCGTGCTTCTCGGGCTTCCTCACCGCGCGGGAAGTCGCACGGCGCATGGCAGAGCGCGGGCGCGGCACGATGATCTTCACCGGCGCAACGGCTTCGCTTCGCGGCTCGGCCGGTTTCGGTGCATTTGCCGGGGCCAAACACGCGCTGAGGGCGCTCGCCCAGAGCCTGGCGCGGGAGCTCGGCCTGAAAAACATCCACGTCGCGCACGTCATCATCGACGGCGCGATCGACACCGCGTTCATCCGTGACAACTTCCCCGCCAAGTACGCGCAGAAGGACGACGACGGGATCCTCGACCCCGACCACATTGCCGACTGCTACTGGATGCTGCACTGCCAGCCGCGCGATACCTGGACGTTCGAGATGGATCTTCGGCCGTGGATGGAATCCTGGTGACTCGCAGACACACGCGCGCAAGGCAGGCACGATGGCAGCGACGGTAGAATTCCTCTTCGACTTCGGCAGCCCGACGACCTACCTCGCATGGACCCAGCTCGCCGGCATCTGCGCCGAGCACAGCGCCACGCTCGTGTACCGGCCGGTGCTGCTCGGTGGCATCTTCGCGGCGACCGGCAACGCCTCGCCGGCGACGATTCCTGCAAAGGCTCGCTACATGGGAAGCGATCTTGCGCGTTTCGCGCGTCGCTACGGTGTCCCGTTCGCGTTCAACCCGCACTTTCCGATCAACACGCTGACGATGATGCGCATCGCGACGGGGCTCGTCGCAGATCGCGACGCCTTTGCGCGCTATCTCGCGGCGATTTTTCCCGCCATGTGGGTCGAAGGATTGAATCTCGGCGAATCTTCCGTGCTCGAAGCGACGATCGCGAAGGCCGGCCTCGACGTCAGCCGCACCGTGGCGCTTGCCTCCGATGCAGGCGTCAAGGCGATGCTGAAGGCGGAGACCGAGAGAGCGGTCGAACGCGGCGTCTTCGGTGCACCGTCGATGTTCGTCGGAGAAGAGCTGTTCTTCGGGCAGGACCGCCTCGACTTCGTGCGCGAGGCGCTGCGCGCCTGACGACAAGGCTCCAGGCGTCAGAGCGGCGCTTCGCGTCCGGCTGAGCCGCTCGCGCTCGTCCGGCAGCGCGCTCCCGAAATCGCGAATTTCCTGAGTCCGCGCCTGCAGCCGCCGGCGCAGCTTCGCACTGCCGCTCCCTTTCCGGCGCGTCGGCATGGGCCAGATCGCTCGCTCGCCGCGGGGCACCCCGCGCGCGCGGGGCAGCCGGCCCGGCCCGGCGACGCAGCGCATGCAGCCGCATATCCGCGTTCGCGGCCATGAACTTCCCGAATTCCCGTTGGAAACGGCCGCCTTCGTCGCACGTCTTCGTTGAAACCGCGTCTGGCCCGATTCTTGAAATCCGGCTCGCGCCTTCCATCGTCGCCGAGGCCGGGAGAAGCGACGCGCGGGGCAAGGAGCAAGATCAGATGAAGCTTTCCAGATGCGGGCACGCGGCTGCGGCCGTCGTCGCATGTTGTCTTTTCACGGGTGGGAATGCCTACGCGGGCGGCGGCGCTGGCGGCGCCGACGTCCAGGTTTCCGGTTCGGCGAGCACCGGTTCGCCGTCGGCGGGCGCCGCATACACCTACACGTTCCAGATCAAGAACAGCGGGTCGGACAGCGCCAACCTCGTCACGTTCCTCGATACGCTGCCGGCCGGAACCGGACTCAACTACGCGTACGTCTCGTTTCCGGGTTCGGCATCACCGTGCAGCACCCAGAACATGGTCGTCGCGTGCAACATCGGAACGATGCTGAAGGGGAGCCAGGCTTCCGTTGTCATCGGTCTGGACGCTCCGGTGACGGCGGGTGCCTACGGCAACACGGGAACCGCGTCGTCCTCGTCTCCCGATCCCCAGCCGTCGAACAATTCCTCGACGGTGACGGTGCAGGTGAAGACGGCGCTGGCGCCCTGCCCCGTCACGCTCGGACAGACGACGATGAACGGGATGATCATGTGGATGACGTACCTCGCCCTGCCGAGCGGTACGGTTCCCGGCGATTTCGAGCTGCAGGTGAACGGCGTGAACTACGATGTGATGACGAACTACTACGACGGTTCCTCGCCGCTGACGCAGGTCATCAATCTCGACTGCAAGCAGTCTCCGGTGCAGTTCGTTGCGGTCGGCAACTTCGTCAACGTGACGGGAACGGTGGACATGGAAATGGTGGGATCGACGCTGACGCCGGTCATCCACGCCAGCGCAGTGCAGGTGATGACCCACAAGGACGCGATTTAGGTTGGATCGGGGAACCGGCAGGCCGTGCAGGGCCGTGCCGGGCAAAGAAAAGGCGGCGCTCGCGTCCCCCCGCGACAGCCGCCCTACGGGAATCTCGCGCCGCCCCCGGCGCCAGGTTCCCGGCAGGCCGGGGTCAGGCACCAGAATCCTGGTGCCTGACCCCGCCTTCGATCAGAACTTGTAGCGGAGACCCATCGACACGGTCCACATGTTGAGATTGTTCGCCTGGCCGAAAGGCAGGACGTACGCAATCTCGGGACCCATCGCGATGTGCTCGGTGATGCAGCCGTCCATGCCGGCACCGAAACGCATCTCGAAGTCGTTGCCCGCCGGCGCCGCAAGAAGCGGAGCCGGATGGTTGCGGCTTCCCGCCGAGCCGTTGATGTCGACGTAGCCGAGACCCGCCAGCACGTAGGGCTGAAAGCGACCCGTCAGGATGTAGCCCTTGGCATTCGCCGTCAGTGCCCAACCGTCGTAGTGGCCGTTCGGATCGACGTCGAACTCGTTGAAATTCTCGTACAGCGCTTCAACGGCGACGTTCGGGTGCACGCGGTATCCAGCGCGGACATGGAAGCCGCCGCTGTTGGAGACGTCGATGCCCGTCGCGCCCTGGATCTCCTGGAACTGCTGGATGGCGTACTCGCCGCCAATTCCCAGGTAAGGGCCGACCTTGGCGTAGTCCACTTCTTCGACCTGCTGCTGCACGATCGGCGGCGGCGCAGTCGGATGCTCTTCCGGAAGCGGCTTCTCGCCGTAAGCACCCGCGAAGGCGCACGTCGTGGTTCCCATCAGCGCCGCGGCGCCGATGAGCATTGCAATGTTCTTGCGCATGATTCGATCTCCTTCTTGTCTGACCAGGGGTTGTCGACGACGGCTCTTCCGCTGCAGCCCAACCCCATCCATGGACCCGGCATTTGCACACGGGTCACCAACCACTCCTCCAACACACGGCGACGTCGTGACGACGCCTACGCTACACACAGCGGCCTCGTGGACGCCTTCGTAGCCGTGATTGTCTCCATTCGAGGCATCGGCTGCAAATTTCCCCGCACCGGCGACTCGCGTCGAGCTCACGCGAAAATGATCACACCGAGGCGCGCCCGTGACGAAAATCATGCTGCTGCAGCGGGAATTCGCGCGTTATCCGAGAAGAAGGAAGTCTTTCCGGCTTCATCACGATCCGGAATGCAAAAAAAATCCGCAAAACAATTGTTCGTTTTTGAACATCCGCAGCCGATTGCAGGCCACACCCGCTGTGGATGGGCCGTCGCAGCCCATTCTCAACTTATCGACCGTACAACCGCCCTTCGCTTGCGCCGTCGCGTATCCGCCCGGGATGATCGCGCGATCATCGTCACGGTGTCCGCCCTCGCCTGCACCGAATTCGCGCTCCCTGCAGCAGGCGCCCGTGGCGGCGCAACGGCCGAGCGCTTGTTGTACCATCTGCAGCCTCGATCGGAGTAAGCGGGCAGGCGATGGCCGGCGGCAAGAAGAAGACTTCCACAGGCAACGGGCGCACTGCGCGCCGCAAGAGCGGTCGCCGCAGGCCCCGTTGGCGCACTGCCGCCTTCACCGTCGCGGCGCTGTTGCTCGTCTCGCTGGGCGTATACCTGGCATCGCTCTACCGCGACATTTCTACGCTGATCGACCAGCGCAGCGCCGCGCTATCGTCGTCGATCCTGTCGGCACCGCATCGCATCCGCGCCGGAGACGAGCTCGAGCGCAGCCGTCTGCTCGATCGCCTCGCGTCGCTCAGCTACTCGCAAGTGGCCGCCGCCGAAGCCCCGGGACAGTTCACGAAGACGCCGGCGCTGATCTCGATCTATCTGCGCGGCTACCACCAGGGCGGCATACGCTACGAGCCGTCGCTCGTGCAGGTCCACGTGCAGGACGGGAAGATCGCGCAGGTAACCGACGCCGGAGGCATCGAGGCTGGCCATCCGCTGCTCGAGCCGGAAGTGATCGGGCGACTGGTGCCGGGCGCTCCGGCCGAACGCGTCGAGATCCGGCTGGCCGACCAGAAGCCCTACCTCGTCTCGGGCCTGCTTGCAGTCGAGGACCAGTATTTTTACTGGCACCCCGGCTTCAACCCCGTCCGAATCGTCGAGGCTGCGATCCAGGACGTGCGCCAGAAACGCCTCGCGCAGGGAGCGAGCACGCTCACCCAGCAGCTCGGTCGAACGTTCCTCGAGCGTCGCGACCGCAGCTTCGAGAGGAAATTCCGCGAGCTGGCGGTTGCCGTCGTGCTCGAGCTGCGCCTGACGAAGGACCAGATTCTCGAGCGCTACATCAACGACGTGCCGATGGGTGCCTACGCGGGTGCGCCGCTCGAAGGACTGCCGCAGGCCGCACGCTCGTTCTTCAACAAGGACCTCTCGCAGGTGTCACCGGCCGAAGCCGCGATGCTGGTCGGCATGATCCAGGCGCCGACGAGCTACGATCCGCGGCGTCATCCGTCCCTGGCAACCCAGCGACGCAACGTCGTGCTCGGCGTCATGCGCAGCGAAGGCGTGATCGACGAAGCGACTTACCAGGAATCGGTCGTCAGTCCCCTCGGCCTCAGTCGTCCGCCAGGGCTGCGACGCGCTCCGTATTTTACCGACTATGTTCTGTCGATGCTGAGACAGCTTCCCGGCGTCACCGGCGATCTTGCCGGCTTGCGAGTGTTCACGACGCTCGACACGGAAGTGCAGGCGCATGCCGCAGCGGCCGTCACGGCCAACCTGGAAAAGCTCGAGAAGGATCACCACGAGCTGCGTCGCTCGGTCAGGCCGGCCAAGCTGCAAAGCTCGGCCGTTGTGCTCGATGCGCACAGCGGTGCGATCCGCGCAATGGTCGGAGGCCGCAACTACTCCGAGAGCCAGTTCAACCGCGCGGCTTCGGCGCTCAGGCAGCCGGGCTCGGCGTTCAAGCCGATCGTCTACCTTTCGGCCTTCGACCCGGAGCGCAGCCCCGTCAAACCCGTGATGACGCTCGCTTCGCTGCTCCCCGACGAGCTGCTGAGCTACGACGGCTGGACTCCCGAAAACTACGAGCACGACTACCAGACGCAGGTCACCGCTGTCGCTGCCCTCTCCCAGTCCCTCAACGTTCCGGCGGCCTACGTCGGAAGCCGTCTCGGCGCCGAGCGCATCGTCCGCACCGCGCACGAGCTCGGCATTCCGCAGGACTTGCAACCGCTGCTGCCGATTTCGATCGGTGCCGAGGAGACGACGCTGCTCGACCTGTCGGGCGCCTACCAGGTTTTCGCGAATGCCGGGGCACGCTCGCCGGTGTATGCGATCGAGTCGGTGATCGACGCGAACGATCGCGAGATCTACCGCCACGAGGACTCGCCTGCGCGCGTCGTGCGTCCCGACGTGGCGTACGTCGTCACTGGAGCGCTCGAGACGGTGCTGCAGTCGGGAACCGGTGCCAGTGCCTCGCGTCTCGGTCTCGACGTCATCGCCGCGGGCAAGACCGGCACCACCCAGGATTACCACGATGCGTACTTCGTCGGTTACACGCCGGAGCTCGTCGCGGGAGTGTGGGTAGGATTCGACACGCCGCAGAGTCTCGGTCTCACCGGTGCGCAGGCTGCACTGCCGGCGTGGACGCGCATCATGCACGACGCAGCCGCTACCGGCGCGCGCGACTTCACCGTTCCTCCCGGCATCACGATGGCGAGGATCGATCCGGAATCCGGAGGCCTCGCCACCGCGGCGTGCCGTCGTCGCGTCACGCTGCCGTTCCTGCAGGGCACGGCTCCGGTCGATGAGTGTCCGCTGCACGGTCAAGGGCTTTTCGGTGCGACCGACGCGAGCAATCGTGACTGGGGCGGCTGGAGGAAGATCCTGCCGGTGGCCGCCGCCCGCACCGCACCGAACAAGCCCCCGCCGATCGCCAACGTGTTCGGCAAGATCGGCCATTTCTTCGGATCGATCTTCCATCGCTGACAAGTTGCGCAAAAGACCAGGCCGCGACTGTTCTGGCCCGCGGGGCGCCGGGACTGCGCACGGGCTGTTTTCCGCCGCGTGCGCGGGCTTGCGTTGGGGGATCGCCCGCACGTAGAAACGCATCCGGTCGCTGTCTTTTCATCGACCCGGGGGTTCATGCCGAGGACAATTGCCGCAGCGCGCCGGCGCTCGTGCTGCTTGCGCGGCGCACGGATCATCGCGGCCGCCTGCATCGCGGCGTTCTGGCCGATACCGGTGCAGGCCGCGGCGGCGGTCGGGAGTGCAAAACCGGTTTCGGAGCTGCTGCGCCCCGACGGAACTCTCAAGCTCGATGCCGGCTTTAGCGGCGCCGTCGATGTCTCCGGTTTCGAGATGGAGACCGGTGCCGGCGGCGCACCGCGCTTCGTGCCGCGCTCCGCGCGGACGCAAACCGGCACATCGTCACGCGGCGTCATCGCGACGTCCGCCGTCATCGGAAACTGGGACGCAAGATTCGGCGGTCCCCCGGGTGTAAGCGGAGCGGTGATGGCCGCAGCCGTCATCGGCAGCGACCTCTACGTCGGAGGCAGTTTCGTCAGTGCCGGTGGAGTCGCCGCGCCGCGCATCGCGAAGTGGGACGGCAGCGCCTGGTCTGCTCTCGGAAGCGGCATGGACGGCGAGGTTCACGCGCTCGGAGTGCTCGGCACCGATCTTTACGCAGGTGGGTTCTTTCTGAACGCCGGCGGAGTCTCGGCCCAGCACGTCGCACGCTGGGACGGGTCGGCCTGGTCGGCCCTCGGCAAGGGAACCAACTCCGACGTGCGCTCCCTGGTCGCGATCGGTACGACGCTCTACGCCGGAGGCCTTTTCACGACTGCGGGCGGCAACGCAGCCAATCGCGTCGCGAAATGGGACGGCACCGCGTGGTCGGCCCTCGGCAGCGGTCTCAACGGATCGGTCACATCGCTCGCCGTCGTCGGCACCAACCTGTGCGCCGGCGGATATTTCACCACTGCCGGAGGCTCCGCTGCGGCGCACGTCGCGAGCTGGGACGGCAGCTCGTGGTCCGCGCTTGGCAGCGGGACGGATGGCGGCGTCGAATCCCTCGCCTCGTCGGGTTCGACCCTTTATGCGGGCGGCGCCTTCGCTACCGCCGGCGGGACTTCGGCGAGCAACGTCGCACGCTGGAACGGATCGTCGTGGTCGGCGCTGGGCAAAGGTACGAACAGCGACGTGCTCGCGCTGCTGGTTTCGGGAACCGACATTTATGCCGCCGGCTCGTTCACGACGGCCGGAGGCGCGAGCGCAGCGGGCATCGCGAGGTGGAACGGCTCGTCATGGACGACGCTCGGCGCCGGCGCGGACGGCAACGTCGAGGCGCTGGCCGCCGTCGGCTCGACGATCTACGCGGGAGGAGACTTCACGTCGGCCGGCAGCGTGTCGGCAAGCGGCATCGCGGCGTGGGACGGATCGGCGTGGTCGACGCTCGGGGTCGCCAGCGGCGCGGGGATGAACGACAGCGTCGAAGCCCTCGCGGTCGTCGGCTCCACTCTGTACGCGGCCGGATATTTCACGTCGGCAGGAGGAACCGCAGCCAACCGGATCGCCAGCTGGAACGGACTGGCGTGGTCGCCGCTCGGCAGCGGCCTTGACGGGCCGGTGTTCTCGCTCGCCGTGATCGGCACCGACCTGTACGCAGCGGGAAGCTTCACGAGCGCCGGTGGAGTTTCGGCCAGCCGCGTCGCGCGCTGGAGCGGCTCGGCCTGGTCGGCCCTCGGCAAGGGAACCAACAACGACGTCTACGCGCTCCTCGCGATCGGCACCAGCCTGTATGCGGGCGGCGCGTTCACGAGCGCCGGCGCCACGTCCGTCGGTTCCATCGCGAGGTGGAACGGCAGCTCCTGGCTCGCGCTCGGCAGCGGCGTCGACAATGCCGTGTCCTCGCTCGCGGCAATCGGCAGCGATCTTTACGCCGGTGGTCCGTTCCTGAACGCGGGCGGCGCACCGGCCAATCACGTGGCGAAATGGAACGGCAGCTCCTGGTCGCCGCTCGGTTCCGGAACCGCCAGCGCCGTCGATGCGCTCGCTGCGGTCGGCAGCGACCTGTACGCAGGCGGGAATTTCGCAACCGCAGGCGGCATATCGACCGGTCCGATCGCACGCTGGGACGGGAGCGCGTGGAACGCTGTCGGCAGCAGCGTCAGCAGCCTGGTTTCGTCGCTGTTCGCGAGCAGCTCCGATCTTTACGTCGGAGGCTTCTTCACTTCCGCCGGCGGAGCGCCCGCGGCCCACGTCGCGAAATGGGACGGTACCGCCTGGAGCGCGCCCGGCAGCGGAACCACGGCGAACACCGCCGCGTTCGCGCTGCTCGATGGAGGCCTTTTTGCCGGCGGCGATTTCCAGGGCGCAGGCGGCAACGCCTCGTCGTTCGTCGGCCTGTTCTATACCGGCACCTGTGGCAACGGCATCGTCGATGCGGGCGAAGCATGCGATCCCATCGCTTCGGGTTCCTCGAGCTGCTGCAACACGACGACGTGCCAGGTCGCGACGAGCACCCAGGTCTGTCATCGGAAGATCGGCCCCTGTGACCAGAGCCAGACCTGCGACGGATCGACCGCCACGTGTCCGTCGACCTCTTTCCTGCCGACGACGACGGT encodes:
- a CDS encoding universal stress protein; the protein is MLSAPARERIVDMVAREETHIRTVLCPVDFSDASEHQALFAADLCQLYGARLVLHHNVEDVSAGVAVSWMWAGKHAAFAWDIEAERRMKSFVGRIPAWIPMQARITHGPPTGCVLAVAGIVDADVLVLTIHGRTGEDHMSLTEQVLERSCCAVMALHEATGDPNAKRFACRSGALHRVLAPTSFSETSAAAVRLCFDLARRLPIELHLLHIEPSRTPVSEPDSAQAEADRRRLSGLLPNDLRERAKLHVAAGDPAREIPAMAEALGASLIVMGEHTRAPLRRWFTRDTGRSVLREANCPVWYVP
- a CDS encoding DUF6010 family protein, coding for MNAHPPVLHLMDAVGPALGGLVFILIMSRVREPLRRDLNVVLAAGACGAYLSGGFGVWELVYPVVATPVVVLGLRSVRFLGVAWLMHAAWDLAHHLYGNPIWPFMATSSFGCLVFDSVIALWFLAGAPPRSPAAGPAVA
- a CDS encoding SDR family oxidoreductase, which translates into the protein MSANEKVALVIGAGDATGSAVARRFAREGYTACLTRRDADKLQPLVDAIRAEGGRAHGFASDARKEDQVAALVERIEREIGAIEVYVFNVGANVPSTILEETARKYFKIWEMACFSGFLTAREVARRMAERGRGTMIFTGATASLRGSAGFGAFAGAKHALRALAQSLARELGLKNIHVAHVIIDGAIDTAFIRDNFPAKYAQKDDDGILDPDHIADCYWMLHCQPRDTWTFEMDLRPWMESW
- a CDS encoding 2-hydroxychromene-2-carboxylate isomerase, translating into MAATVEFLFDFGSPTTYLAWTQLAGICAEHSATLVYRPVLLGGIFAATGNASPATIPAKARYMGSDLARFARRYGVPFAFNPHFPINTLTMMRIATGLVADRDAFARYLAAIFPAMWVEGLNLGESSVLEATIAKAGLDVSRTVALASDAGVKAMLKAETERAVERGVFGAPSMFVGEELFFGQDRLDFVREALRA
- a CDS encoding outer membrane beta-barrel protein, translated to MRKNIAMLIGAAALMGTTTCAFAGAYGEKPLPEEHPTAPPPIVQQQVEEVDYAKVGPYLGIGGEYAIQQFQEIQGATGIDVSNSGGFHVRAGYRVHPNVAVEALYENFNEFDVDPNGHYDGWALTANAKGYILTGRFQPYVLAGLGYVDINGSAGSRNHPAPLLAAPAGNDFEMRFGAGMDGCITEHIAMGPEIAYVLPFGQANNLNMWTVSMGLRYKF
- a CDS encoding transglycosylase domain-containing protein, with protein sequence MAGGKKKTSTGNGRTARRKSGRRRPRWRTAAFTVAALLLVSLGVYLASLYRDISTLIDQRSAALSSSILSAPHRIRAGDELERSRLLDRLASLSYSQVAAAEAPGQFTKTPALISIYLRGYHQGGIRYEPSLVQVHVQDGKIAQVTDAGGIEAGHPLLEPEVIGRLVPGAPAERVEIRLADQKPYLVSGLLAVEDQYFYWHPGFNPVRIVEAAIQDVRQKRLAQGASTLTQQLGRTFLERRDRSFERKFRELAVAVVLELRLTKDQILERYINDVPMGAYAGAPLEGLPQAARSFFNKDLSQVSPAEAAMLVGMIQAPTSYDPRRHPSLATQRRNVVLGVMRSEGVIDEATYQESVVSPLGLSRPPGLRRAPYFTDYVLSMLRQLPGVTGDLAGLRVFTTLDTEVQAHAAAAVTANLEKLEKDHHELRRSVRPAKLQSSAVVLDAHSGAIRAMVGGRNYSESQFNRAASALRQPGSAFKPIVYLSAFDPERSPVKPVMTLASLLPDELLSYDGWTPENYEHDYQTQVTAVAALSQSLNVPAAYVGSRLGAERIVRTAHELGIPQDLQPLLPISIGAEETTLLDLSGAYQVFANAGARSPVYAIESVIDANDREIYRHEDSPARVVRPDVAYVVTGALETVLQSGTGASASRLGLDVIAAGKTGTTQDYHDAYFVGYTPELVAGVWVGFDTPQSLGLTGAQAALPAWTRIMHDAAATGARDFTVPPGITMARIDPESGGLATAACRRRVTLPFLQGTAPVDECPLHGQGLFGATDASNRDWGGWRKILPVAAARTAPNKPPPIANVFGKIGHFFGSIFHR